In a genomic window of Xenopus laevis strain J_2021 chromosome 5S, Xenopus_laevis_v10.1, whole genome shotgun sequence:
- the LOC108717622 gene encoding uncharacterized protein LOC108717622 isoform X1 encodes MNRRGLNRKRSVKMFEHNVFRILLIFLAFAVYTTMVAFNAIAGAGRQRNLFLQSVGNISNKFNTDITPAGWTFALIWNVIFFWQFLWFGYILSGICRRSQLGWMYLQPNVFPVPFYLVWMLNNVLNIGWLFLWDREYLIPALVFLGAITFTNYIVLFISYRALYLNGDWLHAQRKVDLWLIRILAQNGIALYTTWTTIACLLNFAVCLTYNGGISSSTSATVALAILAFELLLWFCLENFVFDKYVRYTITVYPIVILGLSGALDKNFIKSDPDQNGIFIAVLLAVACAAFAVRLVLVIWKHFKYPLYGPMSHRSAFPLS; translated from the exons atgaataggagaggcctgaatagaaagagga GTGTGAAAATGTTTGAACATAACGTATTTAGAATTCTCCTGATTTTCCTGGCTTTTGCTGTTTATACAACAATGGTGGCTTTCAATGCTATAGCTGGTGCAGGACGACAAAGAA ATCTATTCCTGCAAAGTGTGGGAAATATTTCCAACAAATTCAACACAGACATTACCCCAGCTGGATGGACATTTGCCTTAATCTGGAATGTcatatttttctggcagttcCTCTGGTTTGGATACATTCTTTCTGGAATCTGTAGAAG GAGTCAATTGGGATGGATGTATCTGCAACCAAATGTCTTCCCAGTGCCCTTCTACCTTGTTTGGATGTTGAACAATGTCTTAAACATAGGATGGCTTTTCCTTTGGGACAGAGA ATACCTCATTCCTGCTCTGGTGTTTCTGGGTGCCATTACCTTTACAAACTACATAGTGCTCTTCATTTCTTACCGAGCCCTCTATCTTAATGGAGACTGGTTACATGCGCAGCGCAAAGTGGACTTGTGGCTTATTCGCATATTA GCCCAGAATGGTATTGCTTTGTATACAACATGGACAACAATTGCCTGCTTGTTAAACTTTGCCGTCTGCCTGACATACAATGGAGGAATTAGCAGTAGTACATCAGCCACTGTAGCTCTGGCCATCCTGGCTTTTGAACTGCTTTTATG GTTTTGCTTGGAAAACTTtgtgtttgataaatatgttagATACACAATAACAGTATATCCTATAGTCATTCTTGGTTTATCTGGAGCCTTGGACAAAAACTTCATCAAATCTGACCCGGACCAAAATGGTATTTTTATAG CTGTGCTGCTTGCCGTGGCTTGCGCTGCATTTGCCGTGCGACTGGTGTTGGTTATTTGGAAGCACTTCAAATATCCACTTTATGGACCCATGTCTCACAGGAGCGCCTTCCCTCTGTcctaa
- the LOC108717622 gene encoding uncharacterized protein LOC108717622 isoform X2: MFEHNVFRILLIFLAFAVYTTMVAFNAIAGAGRQRNLFLQSVGNISNKFNTDITPAGWTFALIWNVIFFWQFLWFGYILSGICRRSQLGWMYLQPNVFPVPFYLVWMLNNVLNIGWLFLWDREYLIPALVFLGAITFTNYIVLFISYRALYLNGDWLHAQRKVDLWLIRILAQNGIALYTTWTTIACLLNFAVCLTYNGGISSSTSATVALAILAFELLLWFCLENFVFDKYVRYTITVYPIVILGLSGALDKNFIKSDPDQNGIFIAVLLAVACAAFAVRLVLVIWKHFKYPLYGPMSHRSAFPLS, from the exons ATGTTTGAACATAACGTATTTAGAATTCTCCTGATTTTCCTGGCTTTTGCTGTTTATACAACAATGGTGGCTTTCAATGCTATAGCTGGTGCAGGACGACAAAGAA ATCTATTCCTGCAAAGTGTGGGAAATATTTCCAACAAATTCAACACAGACATTACCCCAGCTGGATGGACATTTGCCTTAATCTGGAATGTcatatttttctggcagttcCTCTGGTTTGGATACATTCTTTCTGGAATCTGTAGAAG GAGTCAATTGGGATGGATGTATCTGCAACCAAATGTCTTCCCAGTGCCCTTCTACCTTGTTTGGATGTTGAACAATGTCTTAAACATAGGATGGCTTTTCCTTTGGGACAGAGA ATACCTCATTCCTGCTCTGGTGTTTCTGGGTGCCATTACCTTTACAAACTACATAGTGCTCTTCATTTCTTACCGAGCCCTCTATCTTAATGGAGACTGGTTACATGCGCAGCGCAAAGTGGACTTGTGGCTTATTCGCATATTA GCCCAGAATGGTATTGCTTTGTATACAACATGGACAACAATTGCCTGCTTGTTAAACTTTGCCGTCTGCCTGACATACAATGGAGGAATTAGCAGTAGTACATCAGCCACTGTAGCTCTGGCCATCCTGGCTTTTGAACTGCTTTTATG GTTTTGCTTGGAAAACTTtgtgtttgataaatatgttagATACACAATAACAGTATATCCTATAGTCATTCTTGGTTTATCTGGAGCCTTGGACAAAAACTTCATCAAATCTGACCCGGACCAAAATGGTATTTTTATAG CTGTGCTGCTTGCCGTGGCTTGCGCTGCATTTGCCGTGCGACTGGTGTTGGTTATTTGGAAGCACTTCAAATATCCACTTTATGGACCCATGTCTCACAGGAGCGCCTTCCCTCTGTcctaa